From Actinomyces procaprae:
GATCGCGTCCGCCGTCTCCTCGCTGACTGTCCCCAGTTCCTTGTTGGCCAGGGCGGAGGCCTTCTTCACCTCAACCATGCCGCGCACAAAGTCCTCCTGGTCACCCACCGTCTCCTTCGAGATGCGGAAGTTCTCGGTGGCACGCAGGGTGTGGATCCCCCAGTAGGCGTCCAGCGGGACCTGGCGGGTGCCGAGCAGGTCCTCCTCGGTTCGGCTTGCTGTTGACGTCATTGGGCTTCCTCCGTCCGCGCCGCGATGCGCCGGCCGTCCTTGACCGGTCCGTGCTGGAGTCGACGGCGCCTCCACCGGCGACCCTACCGGCCGGGAACACAGCATGCGTGAATGGAGCCCGGCGCGCTCCGGACCGACTCGACGACGGTTCGGCTACGCGCGTCGGGATCGCTAGCATCAGTACATGGACCAGCTCAGCGCCCCGTCCGTCAGGGCCTTACGGCAGGCGCAGAACACACTCATCGAGCACTCACTCGACCGTATCAGTGCGGCGCACCCGTGGTATCGCACGCTGCCGGCAGCCTCCCGGGACCAGATCCAGACCGTGGCCCGGTTGGGCGTAACCATGTTCGTCGACTCGGTGGGCGAGCGGATCACCTCCACCGACCCCTCCGAGATCTTCAATGTCGCCCCCGTGGCGCTGACCGGCACGGTCACGCTGGAGCAGACCCTCGAGCTCGTGCGCACCGTCGTCGACGTCGTCGAGGAGGAGGCCCCCGACGTCGTGCCCGCCGCCGATCACGACGCCGTGCGGGTGCTGGTGCTGACCTTCGGCCGCGACGTCGGATTCGCAGCCGCGAAGGTGTACGCGCGCGTAGCCGAGGCACGCGGGGCGTGGGACGCGCGCCTGGAGTCGGTCGCGGTGGACGCCATGCTGCACGACTCCGCCGAGGACGTGGCCACGCGCGCCGGCGCGGCCGGATGGCGCGGCACCGGCCCGGTGATCGCGATCGTCGCCCGCACGGTGCTCGATGCCCTGGCGACCTCACGCCTGCGCCACGAGTGCCGTGAGTTCGTCCAGGACTGCCTGGTTTCGGTCCATGGAGACTCCGTGATCGTGGTCCTGGGGGGCGCCTCGGCACCACCGGAGCAGGTCTCCGAACCGTCTGGCGATGCGGCCCTGGCGGCCGCCGCCAGGAGAGTCGCCGGCGTGCTGGACGGCGTCGTCGTGATCGGGCCGGTGGTCGCCGGCGTCGCCCAGGCCGGACGTTCGCTGCGCTCTGCGCTGGCGGGACTGCGCGCGCTCGCGGGCTGGGCCGAGGCGCCCAACCCGGTGCACGCCGACGACCTGCTGCCTGAGCGCCTGCTGGCCGGCGACCCCTTGGCGGCCGAGCAGATTCGGGCCCTCGTGGCCGAGCCGCTGCGCAACATGGGAGAGCTCTACGAGGAGACGGTCGCCACCTACCTGGCCCTTGGCCGCAGCCTGGAGATGACCGCTCGCACCCTGTTCGTGCACGCCAACACGGTGCGATACCGGCTGGGCAGAGTCAGCAAGCAGATCGGCTGGGACGCCACCGACGCCCGCGACGGCCTTGTTCTTCATCTGGCCATCATTGTGGGCAGGCTCGCCGCGAACCGGGACGAGCA
This genomic window contains:
- a CDS encoding PucR family transcriptional regulator; protein product: MDQLSAPSVRALRQAQNTLIEHSLDRISAAHPWYRTLPAASRDQIQTVARLGVTMFVDSVGERITSTDPSEIFNVAPVALTGTVTLEQTLELVRTVVDVVEEEAPDVVPAADHDAVRVLVLTFGRDVGFAAAKVYARVAEARGAWDARLESVAVDAMLHDSAEDVATRAGAAGWRGTGPVIAIVARTVLDALATSRLRHECREFVQDCLVSVHGDSVIVVLGGASAPPEQVSEPSGDAALAAAARRVAGVLDGVVVIGPVVAGVAQAGRSLRSALAGLRALAGWAEAPNPVHADDLLPERLLAGDPLAAEQIRALVAEPLRNMGELYEETVATYLALGRSLEMTARTLFVHANTVRYRLGRVSKQIGWDATDARDGLVLHLAIIVGRLAANRDEQPSTMGQ